The DNA segment GCTCTTGCCACCGGCGGCTTGCTGCTGTGGAACCGCGGTCGTAACGCACGGCTCTACTCCGCAGTGCTGCAGGCCGGCTGCGGAGCGGCATGCGTCGCTATGGCTATGGCGCACCTTGCACTACTGGGAGGTGTGATCGGCGGGTTCGCTGCCGGCACGTTGATTCTGTTTGGCGCGTGGGGGCGCAGTGGCGCCAGCCTTAGCTTCGGTTCGCAGGAGCCGCAACCATGAAAGCTGTGATTATGGCCGGCGGCGAAGGCACCCGCCTGCGGCCGTTGACCTCGCATCGCCCCAAGCCGCTGGTTTCGGCGCTGAACATGCCGATTATGGAGCACATCGTGCTGCTGCTGAAGCGGCATGGAATCACCGATATTGTAGTGACCCTGCACTATCTGGCCGATGAGATACAGGGTTACTTTGGCGATGGCAGCGATCTCGGCGTAAATCTCTCGTGGTTTATTGAAGATACGCCCCTTGGGACCGCAGGCAGCGTAAAGCAGGCCGAGGAGCAGTTGAAGGATTCGCCATTCCTGATCATAAGCGGCGACGCCCTCACCGACGTGAACCTGGAGCGCGTTATCGCGTGGCACACGGAGAAGGGCAGCGCCGCCACCATTGTGTTAGCTCACAATCCCAATCCGCTGGAATACGGGGTGGTGATCACCAACGACGAGGGGCGCGTAAGCCGGTTCCTGGAGAAGCCGTCGTGGGGCGAGGTGTTTTCCGATACCGTCAACACCGGCATCTACATTCTGGAACCCGGCATTCTGGGATATATGGAGCCACGCCGTAACTATGACTGGAGCCGCGACATCTTTCCGCGGCTACTGGACGAAGGTCGCCCGATGTTTGGGTACGTGATGGATGGCGACTACTGGTGTGACGTAGGCAACCTGCAAGACTACCGTGAATCTCAGTACGCGGTTTTGGATGGCGCGACGAGGATTCCGCTGGGACATACGCCCGGGCAGCAGGATGCAAACCGCATCTGGGTAGCTGATGGATGCGAAATCGATCCTACAGCGCAGATCAAGCCGCCGGTGATGATCGGACGTAACTGCGTGATCAAGGCGAATGCCGAGGTGGGCCCGTCTTCGGTGATCGGCGACCAGGCGATCATTGAAAGCGGCGCCAAGATTGGACGCAGCATCCTGTGGGACAACGTCTACGTAGGAGTGGACAGCGACCTGTACGGCTGTACGATCTGCTCCCACGCCACGATAAAGCAGGGAGTGAAGATCCAGGAAGGCGCCGTCGTCGGGAGCGGGTGCCGCATTGAGGATGGCAGCACGGTACGCTCGCAGATCAAACTGTGGCCCGATAAGATCATTGAGGCCGGCAGCACGGTGACGATGAGCCTTGTATGGGGTCAAAAGTGGGCCGGCACGCTGTTCCGGAAGCACGGCGTCACGGGTATTGCGAATGTGGAGATCACGCCGGACCTTGCCTGCAAGCTCGGCGCATCCTTTGGCGGGTACCTTCGCCGAGGCGCTACCGTTGTTGCCAGCCGCGACTCCGGCCCCGTTGCGCGCATGATGAAGCGCGCGCTCATGAGTGGTCTGCTTTCGGTTGGCGTGAATGTGCTGGATATGAGTTCGATGCCGCTGCCCATTGCGCGGCACACCATCCTGGGATCACTCTCGGGGGGTGGTGTTCACGTTCGGGTCGCGCCGAACAACCCGCGTAACACGCTCATCGAGTTCTTCGATGGCCATGGTATCTATCTAAGCGTGAACGATGAGCGCAAGGTGGAGACTATCTTTTTCCGTGAGGACTTCCGTCGGGTAGATGCCGAGCAGGTGGGCCAACTCGAGTTTGCCGGTCGCGGCATGGAGCAGTATGCGGAAGACTTCCGCCATCACGTTGACGCCGACGCTGTGCGGAACAACGCTCTCTCGGTGGTTGCCGACTTCGCCTATGGCCGTCTCGGCATGTACTATCCCGCCATCCTTGGCAGGCTTGGGTGCGATGTGGTTGCGCTAAACGCCTACCCGGACGTGGAGAAGATACCGCGCGCCACCGCCGATCGTGCCGCCGGTTTGGCAAACCTCGCCCGCATCGTTCAAACGCTGCGGGCCGATCTGGGCGTGCTGTTCGAGGCCGACGGCGAGCGACTTACGCTGGTGGACGCAAATGGCAGGATTATAGAGCGGGATGCGCTTCTTACGCTGATGTGCGTGCTATTTGCACGGACGCACCCGGATGCCCGTATTGCAGTGCCCGTGACGGCGCCACGATCGCTGGAGGCGCTGACCAGCCTGCACGGCGCATCGATTACCCGTACACGCACCGACACGCGAGATTTGATGGCACTGTGCCACAGTGGCGTGCCGGCTGCATCTCGCATCGACTTCGCCGCCGATAGCTCCGGCGGTTTCATATTCTCCGAGTTCCAGCCCACGTTTGACGCGATGTTCAGCTTTTCGAAACTGCTGGAGATTCTGGCTACCACCGGCCTCCGCATTGCCGAGATTGCCGACGAACTGCCGGCATCCTGGCTAAGCGAGGCAGTTGTAAAATGCCCGTGGGAGGAGAAGGGGAACATCATGCGCAACCTCATGCGCGAGGTGGACGCAGTTACGGAAGGTGGTGGCCGGGTAGATCTGATTGACGGCCTGAAGTTTTACCACGGCGACGATTGGGTACTGGTGATGCCCGATTCGTCCGATCCGTGCTTCCATGTATTCGCCGAAGCGGGAGATTCTGAGGCAACGGAGCGGCTTAAGCTGGAGTATGTGCGCAAAATCGAAGCGCTGCGCCGCCCCGGATTGTAGCCAGACGGACTGATGGACTGGGGGACCAGGATTCGAACCTGGGTTAACGGCTTCAAAGGCCGCTGTCCTGCCGCTGGACGATCCCCCATCAGGGCATGGGGATTATACTCGGCTCGCGAGGACGCGTCAAACCTTGCCGTTCGGATCAGCCGTTCAAGCATAACGACCCCCTGCGACGTTTGATCGCAGGGGGCCGTGCGCTTCCGGGAGTTGCCGCGCGCTACTTGCTCTCGCCGCCGCGCCGGCCGATTTCGGCCATGTGCTCGCGATTCTCCGAAATCTTTGAGCCGCCGATTTTGCCGATTTCCGACATATGGGCGCGGTTTTGAGATACTTTGGATCCGCCTTTACGCCCAATTTCCGCCATATGTTCGCGGTTGGAGGCAACCTTGGCGCCACCTTTGCGGCCCGCCATGGCGTGGCCCTGCGGGTCGCCGTGCCAGCCGCGTCCCGTGGAGAGCGCTATGGCCTCGGCCACAGCCACACCGCCCTTTTTACTCTTTTTCATTGTTGACCATGCTCCAGTCCCGTTGCAGCTGTATCGCTACAAAGGATTGGCTCCCGGCCTGGGGGGCGAGGCGCGACAGCCTAGTGGTTCTATTACGAACGCACGGTGCGTGGTAGTGCCCGATCAGCGCGGAAGGTCGTCGGCCCGCGGCGCCGCAGCCGGGTCTTGCCTTCAAGACGCCTGGACGGCTGCCATGATGGCGGTACAATGGCGTCGTGTGGCCCGGCTGGTAACAGGCCGAGCCAACGCTATCCGGAAGGTGGAGGGATCGACCAATGAAGCGTGCGGGAGTATGGCTTTCGATAGGGCTGTTGTGCAGTTTTGCAGCCGGGGCTGCGGCTGGGCCGCAGTTGGGCAAGCTGCTAAAAGGCGGCGGCATCATGCTGGTGGTGCACACATTTGGCCCGCAGATCAACCGGTTCATCAATGGACTCACCCACACCTCCACTACCGGCGAGAACTATGCCACCAAGGTCGTGCCCGTGCTGTCGGTCGGCACCGGCGCCTATGCCGGAGCGGTGCAGGTGATGGGACCAGGCGCTCGGGTCAGTCAGGTACAGGCGGTTGCCGAGGTTGGTGGCAACTTCCGGCCGCTTGGCGTT comes from the Armatimonadota bacterium genome and includes:
- a CDS encoding mannose-1-phosphate guanyltransferase — protein: MKAVIMAGGEGTRLRPLTSHRPKPLVSALNMPIMEHIVLLLKRHGITDIVVTLHYLADEIQGYFGDGSDLGVNLSWFIEDTPLGTAGSVKQAEEQLKDSPFLIISGDALTDVNLERVIAWHTEKGSAATIVLAHNPNPLEYGVVITNDEGRVSRFLEKPSWGEVFSDTVNTGIYILEPGILGYMEPRRNYDWSRDIFPRLLDEGRPMFGYVMDGDYWCDVGNLQDYRESQYAVLDGATRIPLGHTPGQQDANRIWVADGCEIDPTAQIKPPVMIGRNCVIKANAEVGPSSVIGDQAIIESGAKIGRSILWDNVYVGVDSDLYGCTICSHATIKQGVKIQEGAVVGSGCRIEDGSTVRSQIKLWPDKIIEAGSTVTMSLVWGQKWAGTLFRKHGVTGIANVEITPDLACKLGASFGGYLRRGATVVASRDSGPVARMMKRALMSGLLSVGVNVLDMSSMPLPIARHTILGSLSGGGVHVRVAPNNPRNTLIEFFDGHGIYLSVNDERKVETIFFREDFRRVDAEQVGQLEFAGRGMEQYAEDFRHHVDADAVRNNALSVVADFAYGRLGMYYPAILGRLGCDVVALNAYPDVEKIPRATADRAAGLANLARIVQTLRADLGVLFEADGERLTLVDANGRIIERDALLTLMCVLFARTHPDARIAVPVTAPRSLEALTSLHGASITRTRTDTRDLMALCHSGVPAASRIDFAADSSGGFIFSEFQPTFDAMFSFSKLLEILATTGLRIAEIADELPASWLSEAVVKCPWEEKGNIMRNLMREVDAVTEGGGRVDLIDGLKFYHGDDWVLVMPDSSDPCFHVFAEAGDSEATERLKLEYVRKIEALRRPGL